The window AGTACTGTACTATACTGTATAGGTACTGTACTTTCGAGTAAAGCGATTACTGTTGGTCAGAACGTGCAAtttaatggtgtgtgtgtgtgtgtgtgtgtgtgtgtgtgtgtgtctacacaTGTATACAACTTGCCCAAGTCTACATTTAGTCTTACTTACAgtttacatacatatatgtatattttaacaATACAGACATCCATATTTATATTCCTGGATTTTATACTGTACATTCTTTAGACCAGACATTTCAACTTTTTGTTTAACACTGCCTGTAACATAGTATCTTTATtctatgttattttattttttcatttttgttgccCTTAACTTTGTACCAATcaaacaaatttcccacttgTGGGACtgataaagttttatcttatcttttgAGTCAGCACGCTTGCTTATGCTTTGTCTCGATCCGAGTGATTCTACTGGCCAGTGTACTTTGCTATCTATAATGtctttttattgtgaaagttgTATTTTTGGGACACAAAgaacttgataaaaaaaaaacaatgatcgGCATGTGGATGCATTGGTAATGAATGTATCTAAAGTTTGTTCTGGAACCTTTCAGGTGAGCGTCAGTGTGCTATTGTCACGGCTTCGTGGCTTTACTAACCACTCGCCTGAGGCTTAGTTTTATACAGACGTGTATCTTTGTTGGATTTGGTGTCGTTTCCCTTCTTCCACATTTTCATTTCCCATTCGAAGGTCCTCGAGCACCACATGTCAGTTCACTGTTAGCGTCATGttaatgaaacacacacaggtgcTACTTGCCGGTGTGTGTAACAACAGCAAAACTGTGCTGAACACAAGGCTGCAGTGAACAGCAGTGCGTTGAACCCACATTGGTAAATGTACAGCTATAAACGTTGTCTTGCTCACTGGTCACACAGTTCTTGTAGTTTCAATTCAGTTGTGAACGAAATCTTGCAAAGGGAACTAGCAAAGGGACGGGAAGCTACGCTTTCAAAAAAAGATGTGGGAATTGACAAAGCCATTGTTAGAGAAGTATCAGACGCTGTTAAGTTGCCAGTAAATGATGTGACTTTGTATCTGTCCGTCTCTCAGCAGAATAGCACTTTCACACATTAGTAACTGAATAATTCCCAGAATAAtctcagttcagttttactgcAAATCGGCATGCAGGTACTTTACATGGCAACAGCAAGATTTTCAAGTGCTATAGCCAGAAATGCAAGAATTCACATATGTGTGTGCTCTCTCTTTTCAGGAGACAAACGAACAGAAACTATTTAAAATCGCCAGCGAGCTCTTGCACACAGAGAAGGCTTACGTGGCGCGACTGAACCTGCTGGACCAGGTGAGGAACCCAGCGAGAGGCCACTTCTGTTTTCTTGACCATTTTCCATTGTAAAAGGTTTAACATTGCGCAGAACAGAAACCCTAATTCGTTGCCACTGTATATGTCTCTTCAGGAgttttgtgctaagctaatggAGGAGGCCAATAAGGGAACATTCCCTGTGGACGTAGTAAAGAACATCTTCTCCAATATCTCCTCCATCCACGCCTTTCACAGCCAGTTTCTGCTTCCCGACCTGGAGAAACGGATGGGAGAATGGTGAGATTCAGCTACTCGAACTAGTGCTCATACATGTGCTGATGCAGCTGCTTGTGCTGCTGCGCTGATGATGCATGAGGTCAAGCTCAGCAGTTTTGGAGCTATTTTAATACATGTACACGTACAAGGAATAAAAATGCACGGTTCAGCCAGTGCAAGCTGCAAAAGAAACTGTCTTTGTACTAAATTAGATCTTTTACTCTTACAACCCCACCCACATCTTTCCTGCAGGGATTCTAAACCTCGCATTGGGGACATCCTGCAGAAACTCACACCCTTCCTCAAAATGTATGCAGAATATGTGAAGAATTTCGACAAAGCCATGGAGTTGCTGAAGCAGTGGACAGACCGTTCACCTCAGTTTAAGGCTATAATTCAGGAGATACAGGTATGCACTGTGTAACAGAGTccagtaaagaaaaaacatgcatTTTCATACCGTGTTGTGGCTTTTATGCTTAAGCGTCTGTTGTGTTATGAAGCATTTGTATGATAAAGGAAAATCAAAGCTTTCTTGTTTTGTCTGGACAGAGTCAAGAGATCTGTGGGTGTCTAACGCTTCAGCATCACATGTTGGAGCCAGTGCAGCGCGTCCCTCGATATGAGATGTTGCTTAAAGACTACCTGAAGAAGCTGCCTCAGGACGACCCCGATCGAAGAGATGCAGAAAGTAAGTAGGAACGGCCCCTGAACGCTGCACAGTGAGGAATCGGGTTCATTTCACTGAGGGTGTCTAAAATTATTCTGTTAAGTTTCTGGATTATCTGCCCTTTTTTTCAGGATCATTAGAGATTATTGGAACAGCAGCTACACACTCCAACAGTGCCATAAGAAAGTCTGTAAGTAAAGATTGGCTTTAGCCAGCTGATACAGATCCTCTCTAACAGCTTCCCATTTACTAAGATGAACATAACTTCATCTTTTAGGAAAATCTAAAGAAACTGCTGGAAATTTACGAGATGCTGGGTGAAGAGGAGGACATTGTTAATCCTTCCAACGAGTTCATCAAAGAGGGCCACATCTTGAAGCTGGCGGCCAGGAACACGTCAGCAATGGAGCGATACCTCTTCCTGGTGAGAGAAACACCTTCTTGTATAATAAAGGACACTGCGGGGAAATATGCTGAGGCGAGACTTTGCCCACACCAGTCAATTGAAACAAGTGAATCATTTCTTGCTAGGACCACCTCTGTGTAAGGGTACATCAGAGGCACATGAAGAAGTCTCTCAATTACTGAGATTGCCAGATGATGTAATTAAGTTGTGTCTGTTTCTAATTAGCTGAACGTAGAATGTGCCCCGTGTGCGTGATTCGGGTTACCTGCAGAGTTTAAGGTTTTCACCCTCAGGAAGGAAACTGTGCCCAGAAACCTAAACTACAATAGTGCTGATGCATCCAGCTTACATGGTTACATAACTCAACTGCAAagtggtttttttcccccttttcttcTAGTTCAACAATATGCTGTTATACTGCGTCCCGAAATTCAGCCTGGGAGGTCCTAAATATACGGTGAGGACTCGAATCGGCATCGATGGGATGAAGGTCCTGGAAACAATCAATGAGGACTACCCTCATACCTTCCAAGTGTCTGGGAAGGAGAGGACACTTGAACTCCAGGCCAGGTACTCTTTTTCGAGCAGCATTAACACACAATATGCAAAAGTTAAATTCTCCATTCAGCACCCAAGTGTTAAACACTCTGttaaaagtgcaaaaacaaTGTTATATGTATGAAACGGCTGCTAAATGACTACACCCAGTGTTCATTTTCAGATCCTGTAAATCAGTGGTTCTCAGCCCTTTTGCTGTTGTGTGACAGATTAATTTGAACGCATCCTTGTCTTTTATGTGTTAAACTgaattctgtttctgttttctccacCTCATCAGCTCAGAGCAAGACAAGGCTGACTGGATCAAAGTACGTAATTTCCAGGTGGTTTTCCtatttaactcttttttttttcatacaaatttaaagtgacacCCCCTGTCGTGCTTATTCTTTTCCAGGCTTTCCAGGCGACCATCGAGATCTTCCAGCAGAAAAACGAGTCATTCAAGAATGCACTAAAAGACGTGGACGAAGTGTCGGTCAGTGTTGGATCAAATTGCACAGAGTTGAATTGCCCACACATGTCTGTGCTGCCACAGTGAgtgagctttttttcttttaatggcaGAAAGCTGAGCTGGGAAAGCGCGCCCCGCGCTGGATCCGTGACAACGAAGTGACAATGTGTATGAAGTGTAAGGAGTCTTTCAATGCTATTACACGTCGGAGACACCACTGCAGAGCCTGCGGCTATGTGAGTAATATTTCTGTTGTGGGTGCCATGCATGTGTATGCACAGTGCACGGTAGAGAGGTTAGACCCCATTAGTTGAATTGTGAATACCCAGATACTGCCTATGTGATGTTTTATTCCACCAAATATGTCGAATGATGATTTAATGACGTTTTAAACCACAAAGTGTGTGGATCACCCCTCtgaatctttgaattcaggtgttttcagtcctGTTGCCATAAGTGTATCGAATCAAACGCTCAGCCACAAAAATTTGTGAACAAATGAGTTGCTCTAAAAACTCACGGAATTGAGTGTTGAGCAATATAGGGTGTAAAACTTACTGCCGCTCTGCTGAGTCAGTGACTGCAGAGTTCCAaacctcctctcctctcctctcctctcgcTAAATTGTTATCATTATTGCTAATAATATTGCTGCCTCTCTCTTACAGGTGGTGTGCTGGAAATGCTCAGACTATAAAGCGCCGCTTGAATACGATGGCAACAAAATGAACAAAGTGTGCAAGGACTGCCACTGCATCCTGACTGGAGAGGCGATAGCGGAGGGCAAGAAAAAGGGCATTCTTGAGGTGACTTTTCAGTGAATACATGAACTGCGAGTTTATTAGGAAGATAAACCTGATGTTGTCTAATACGAACCCTCATTTATATCAGTGAAGATAAGATGAACTTGAAAGTTAAAATGGTAATGGGAGTAAACCATCATGTGACAGAAATAACTTCAGCTGgcgttcctgttttttttttttttttttcttttgctgatcTGTGCTCATTTTTGCAGATTGAAGCCGGTCAGTTTGCAGACAGCAGCATCATGTGTGGCTTCCTGCAGCACTCTGAGAAGAGCAAAATTTGGCAGAAGTGTTGGTGCGTCATCCCTGAGAAGGAGAGTCTGGTGCTTTACCTCTATGGAGCTCCACAGGTAAAACAGCTACTTCAAGCCACAAATGTGATTAGATATGTTAATTTAGCAGACCATTTACAGTGAAGACGATCTCTTCTTTGACTTTCCTCTCAGGATGTAAAAGCACAGTGCACCATACCCCTGGTGGGTTATTCTGTGGACGACACCGCCCGGCCCACAGACCCACCGGCAAGCTTCCGCATCTCCCAGTCCAAGTCCACCCACAACTTTGCTGCTGAGACCGAGGAACTTAAGCAGCGCTGGTTGAAAGTAATTCGAGTGGCGGTGACGGGAGGGATACCGGAACGTCCCGAGACCAACGGCAGCGGCGTGTCGGATAACAACAACACGGAGGAAGCCAGCACTGATAACACATAAGGGCTTGTTTTCTACAAACAAACTGCGTTTGCACTTCTAAACATGCAAACTGCAGTTGGATTGTTCAAATAAAAAGATGGGATGTGCAGATTTATTCTGCATGCACAAATACGAACACTTGCTATCCGTTCTGTCGTCGAATCTTTATCTTAAAGACAGCATGGGAAACAAAGTGCTGGATAAGCTGCCTCTCCTCGTGTCTCTCGTGTGTCTTTGTTAACGCCTGGATTTTCTCCTGCAAGATTCACTGCTAGAGCTGTGCTGGATTACTAACGGACACTTCTGATACAATCAACACTAGAACAGAGGGGCCTCAGGATAGATCACCTTCCCTCAAACAGGCACTATTAATGACAGCGCAAAATCACTCTCCATGGACTCGAGCCAGTGGACTACCGCAGACTTAACAAAGTACCCTGTGAGGATGTGAATCACAGCAGGAAAGGTGGTCCAACTAAGTCTGCTGGTGCTGTATTTCTCTGTACATGTACAGTataaatgtttggttttttttccctaaatgaacagttttgtttttatgtacaGACATTAGTCAGACTTTGTTTCTATTAAATAGAAAAACCTCTAAATGTGCTATAAAGAATTTACAGTATTTCCCCTTTTCTTTGGTTGAGATTGTTCCAAATCTGTAACAGTGATCATGTGGTTGGATAATGATGGTCCCATCTCTCctcttaaaagcaaaaaaaagttttaaccTTTTAATCTGAAACAAACTTACAGATGAAGCAACATTAACATGTAAAGATGGATTCTGTTAGAAGTAGAGCCCGATGGATGCGATTTTTAATCCTATGCCAATTTTTTAATGGAGTGTATAATTCCAGTGTTGATGTATAagataatatttttatatatgtcCAGTTAGAGCAGTGTTTTTTCACAAAATAGTTACAACCTACTGTGAAGACTCCGTTTGACATGCTCGATGCATTTCTAAACCTCCCCCAAGCAACGTTATCTGCAAATGTAAATTTAGTTCTCATCCTGCGGTTACGTAGCTGTGATGGGCGAAAACACCAGTCAGTCCCAGAGTTGGCTGAATCTAAAATGGCAGCTTTGTACACGACAGAGATGTCAGCTTGTTCACAGGAAGAGAGGAGCAGGGATCATCATTATCCACGTGTCAGGGTTTCTGTTTGGATGCATATGCAGCACAATCGGTATAGCAAGCTGGTGCAAcaactgtaaatgtgtttttaatgctgtaattaattttattatttaaagtaaTTTATAGACTACGCGAGCATGATCTGTTAAACCTAGGACAAATTTGTTTCCGTGTGTCAGCTGAGAAGAGCATTCGGTacatccttttttattttaagattatttttttctttttccaccaCCAACCCATGAAATGTGTCACAGAGATCACAGTCCACGATGGACTGTGGTGAGGAAATGTGCCTATATTTTCCATGGCGttttcatcccccccccccccgtgctCAATGCTGGTGCTCACCTCTCTGAACTATTTCCACCCGCCCCCAGTCGCCTGTattcaaataaaaactaagaGCACAAAACTTCTGTCTGCTAGATCTGAATGTAAAAGCTAGATTTTTATGCGTCCTCTCGTCCCTTTAACAAAGGTTTAAGAATCTACGCACTTTACAGTCTTATAAAGTGTTCcttcaaagaaaataaaaaggagaTTAAATGACTCGTGGAGCTAGCTTTGTTGGCGCTAGAATGCCTGGTGTacagtgtgtttcagtgtgACACTTGCCCACTTCTGTCAGCTATTGTGATGCTACTTTCACAAAGAGCATCTTGTTGTTTTGGTTCCTGGTTTTGCTTCTCCTGATAAGCAGTTTGAAATGAGTAAACCCAGACATGCATGTAAAAATAGGTGAAATCAGTCACTGGTGTTCAGCACACCAGTGGTCGACGTCTTTGTGATGTGCGCGATAAGCTAAgctgttagaaaaaaaacaaaaaaaagcagcgTGAAAATGTCACTGTGAAAGAGTCAGAAGCTTGAAAAACATTTCTATTAATACAGTCTAATCAAATGTCAGCAGACGGTAACCTCGTCTTTacccattaaaaataaaaggtgCCCGTAGCCACTGTCGTTTAGGCCATTTATGGTGCGAGGAAGGTGAGAACTAGACATTTAACCGATTTAGAAAAAGAagtttattttcacaaaaatcatccgaacaaacaaacagaatatCAAATACAGTTTAACAAGTAAaaatttcttctgctttttcttctcCACATTCTCAATTCCTCAAATGGTGCTACTTGCACTTTGAACGTAAGCATGATCGAAATTGACACTACGTGTTATAGAAGAGGAAGGTCGGGTCAGTAGAAAGGAGTGATGTTGCCAGACATTAAGTCCTTAGCAGTGTTCTGGTTTTGCCTGTTATGAAGGCAGAAGTTCAAACTGACTGAGAGAAGGTAATCGGATCTTGGCCAGTCTCAGCTTTTGGGCTGTCGCAGCAGGCCGCGGATCCTGCGGACCAGAGCCTGGATAAAAGTATAGCGAGAGCGGACCTGGCTGTACAAGCCCTCCACCTCCAGCAGCTTCCTCTGCAGGGCCTCCCCAAATCCTGCAGCCATGTCGCTTTTCAGCTGCAATCACACAGACAAGAGAAAGAGATTAATCCCAGGCTAAAGGAAAAACTTGATGAAAATctccatttaaaaaatgcttatgGTTTAGGCCGAGGCTTAATGCATGGCTAGGAAACTGCCCCAGAATGTACAACTGTGTACAAGAGGTACAACACATCTTAGTTTGCAGACTCATACCAATTTACAGAAATTTCTTACCAGATCTAGATCTTGTTGGCTGACTCTGGATAGGCTTAGTCCTCGGCCTCCGCTGGCCTGCAGCCCGCTGAATGAGTCTAAAGAATATGAAGATACAGAAATGTTCATGTTTACTCACCCAGGGATCATACAGTGTCTATGCCACATCTGCTCTCAATAACCAAAAAGTGCAATGAACCTATTATTGGGATATATTCTCTGTAACATGTGCCCCTACCATCTGCGAGGCGTGATCTGTATAAAGTGGATCCAGGCAGCAGCGAGTCTTTGGGGTCAGTGGGTATACAATGCAACAAGTAGTACTCCAGGTGACGCCACAGCACGAATAAGCATGTCTCAATCACATCTAAGCAGGAGTCGGGTCAAGGCTGTCCACAGCTTCTCAtgtggcattttttttaataactcttATCAGTAATCAAACACTATATGGCACAGAAATGATGGACAGAGGCAGTTTCAGCGTAGCATTTATCATTCCTGGTTTAATCTTGTTAATCCCATTTCTACAAGTGTGTCTGCAAGGGGCAAAGGATACAGGAGCACAAGGCCAGCAGCTTGGCTCTGTTGTTGATGAGCTGGACCAGTCGTCTCTTGGCCAGCAAGCtcctgtggactgatgagattTTCTCCACTCCTCCTGGGCCTGAAACCAGGCCTTGGCACAACTACAGAGAAAAGGTGGTTAAAACTGACGGGAAACAACGCTAACAATCAAAACGTATGCAGGATGTGCAAGTTTGCAAGTTTATTTGGTAAACTGACAGTGGTCAAGTTATATCTCTATATACACTGTTGCATCTATCTATTACCTCCTTGAGCTCCTCAGGTGGGAGCTGATCCAGGCTCTGAAGCTTTCCCAGGCTCTGCCTGTGACTTTGGTGGAACCGGAAAAAATCAGCAGCACTATTCTTGAGCAGGTACAAGACCAAACCAAGACTAGGGACCCGAGAGTAAGCCATCGATGGCACAGTGGATGAAAGGTCTtgaaaagaggaggaagagtctATCGTTAAACTGAAAGTGTTTCCATAAACCGGAAACTCCAGGAACACCACAAGCTTCGAAAACATTCCATAACCATAGGCTAAGCCACATTAACGATTAACATGAGCCAAACCCTTATTCTTCATAAGTTAGGGTAGAATATCACTGACCAGTACGTGCTCCGTCCCTGCCAGCTGGCTCGCTGCCTGACGGGCTGAAGAGGCAGATGCTGAACTGAGCCTGGGCTGAGCTCTGCAGCAGGAGGGCCTGGCAGTACTCCATGATGTTAGCACAAACCTTGGGACAAAGGACAGCATGGTTCAAGTCACTGACGATGCAGGACTGATAACCCTGATTACAGAGAGAAAACTCCAGACATTTCAGTGCCACTCTTGTGGATTTTGCCCCAAAGTGTCCACTCTACACTTggaatatgtaaaatataaatatgctaACTGGGAAGCTGGCACTGAGAATACACTTTACATCTCCAGTTTTACCATTTATAGAATAACCGTCAAACCTGTTGCATGGCCACCTCCATCTCTTCTCGCCGTTCTGCTGAGTCTCCAGGTGCAGAGATCTCAGCCTGTTTTAGCAACCTGTCCCGCTCACTTCCTGCCAGACGGCCAAGCAGAGACAGACATAGgcgctaaaaaaaaaagagagagagagagacattgCCACTTATGCAAATCTCACACTGAAAAGTAGACGCAGAGGTTAAAGAGGGTTGGACAAGATAAAAGTGAAAGTTAGAACTTAGAACAGGTTACAACAGGTTGGTATGTAATAAAAACTAAGGGCATCATCTGACCTGGAATCTGTTAATGTGACCTTGGAACTCCATAAGCGCAGCGCTGTTGACTTCTCCACCCATCTCAAGGGCACCTGAGACATCAAGTAGTTACTGAGTCACTGATTATAAACACGTGGTTTGCATAAGGGTGATATAACATTAAAAGAGCTTTGTGCTTTCAGTTCAGTGTGACTGCTCATCTTTGTACCTGGCAGAGCTGTTTTACTGATGATGCCAGTAAGCAGAGAAAGTTCCTGCAAAGCTCCCATACTGAGCTCCTGGCAGCGCAGCAGGGACTGAATGGTGTCTGCATGGACTATCAGCCACTGGAGAACCTGCACACAGATATTTGTTGTTACTTATTACTCACTttcaaatcaaaaatcaaactcAACGATTCATTGAGTAACTCAGATAACtccattatttaaaaagaaaaaaatcactttgaTCACTTTTTGCTTTAATGCTTTGTTTATTCCACGACTCAGTGGGGCTCATTCGTCCCCATATAAGCGTGAGTGTTTCACCCACATTTGCAACTAGAAATAGACCTGAAACTTCTCTAAAGGCACACACGTGCATCAAACGTACCACATCATTAAGCCCATGCAGCCCCCAGGCtttcaacaaaaacactgataacGCATCAGCAGGGGTGAAGACGACACGTCATGGTTTAACATGAATCAAGAGTCTGTCTACGCGGCAAAGAGGGGGCGACGTTAAGGAGACCATGAGCTCAGGTTTAGGGCCGCTTGTTCCTGTAATCACTGTGAAAACCTTTACTTGGGAAAAAACTGGCAGGAGTCCTTAACCAAACCATCGTGTGTCACACCAAGGGAAAGCTTTGAAGCTGCTCCCATCCAAAATCTACAGTAAAGCTACAGAAGTTAAATAAAAGCATGCGTATGAAGATGAACTGTTAGCTTAGTCTGATACAATGTTTGactttggcagtttgctgaAGGCTGCAGCAGGGGTGAATCTAAAGGGGGGTGTGGGGTGTACTGGACCATATTTCATTTCAAGGCTTTAATACCATTATTTTACAGATTTAGATTTATGTAAAATatacaaaacaggaaaaatattatattaagttcattacattaatatttaagcagataaaaatgaaagctcacccccccccccccccccccccccctttccacAGGGAAGTAAAATACACATAGGCTAGTAAAAACTGAGCCACTAGCCCGGGACTTTCTAGGCTGGACACTGAATCATtgttaacattattattattaacatctAAACCATcacaaagttgttttttttcctgcagcagGAAACGTTGCATCAAAATAGGACAAACCGCAGAGAATGTCCACATGCTCGATTTTCATCATTGTAGTCATGAGATATTTCTTTAAAACCTCACACTCCCACGTGCACGTGTCATTAACACGATTaagcaaacagacacacacaaaaacgcaTACACATGATCATATGCAAAAATCAACCTAACCGAGAAGAcgtcattttctctctttttgcctTCCAAGAAAACCGCGTGAAAGCCATTTTATTTTAGGTTTTAGTTTAAGCTGCATGTATGCCTTATTTTGATTCAACTGTGCTAGAGATTATACATCTAAGCTTCAAcgtgtccagaactctgctgcccgtATTATCACCACATCACCCCCCCATCCTGCAGGAAGCTTCATTGGCTCCCAGTCAAATATTGCACcaattttaaaatacttttgtaAACATTTAAGGCTATTCATCAACTCTCCCCTCCATATCTCTCTGATATGGTTCAGATCACCACTCTGCCCCCCCGCCACCATGGGGAGCagtgctttcagctgctctggaATTCCCTACCTCCTGATATAAGAAATATCacttccttttctcttttcaagtCTAGACTCAAAACTCACCTGTTCAGAATAGCTAATCCCACATAACTTTTTCCATTctgttttaaatctgttttatcttttatgtTTTAAGATTTTGTAAATTGCCTGCTTTTAATTTTTCTgctgtgtacagtgtccttgagtgttctgaaaggcgctttcaaataacatgtattattatttttttgtgcatttttggaaaaaagaaaaaaaaaaagaaaaaaaaattacaactaTAGTAATTTCTAAAATAGAAACCAATGAGCAATTCATTTTGAAAGACTTTTGAAAATCTGCCTTATTAATGGGCAATAACATACGATTTCTTACCTGATAACTCAATAACTGATCGAATAATCAATTACTAAAATTTGGATTACTACAGCCCTACATTCAGCCGAGCAAAAGATCAACCAAACCAGAACAGGAAACCAAATAATAAACTCAGACACATGACAATATTTGAAATGCCAAAGCTCAGGTCTAACAACCTTATACACTTACTtgtgctgccccctgctggtgatTTATGGAGGTGGAAGTCAGAATCACTTGAAAGAGCCTTAAGGTTGGTAAAAGAATCTGTCTGTAACGGTCCATAGGGCTGGGGATGAAGCCTGATGGGTCCCTCATAACCCTGCAAACCATAGAGGAACAGATGCAAACATAAGGGAAACTAGAAATATAGATTTCAACAGCTCAAGTTTTCTGAATAAAGGGCAGAGTTGTTTTAAAAAGGGATATAAGATGTTTACATATCAAATATAAgaactttttaaaaagacagctagtcctctcactctctcctccTATCCCCACATCCATACCTGTGTGCGTCGCTGTCGGGCACCATGTCAAACACCTGACACTCCATCAGCTGTGCCACCAGCCCACAGCGCAACAGCTCCACGGCTCCCTGCCCCGTCTTAGCCACACGAGTCAGCAGAGCCTAAACACGCAAACAAGTTTGTAGCTTCACAATCTTCCACTCGTTGAGGCTGGTGTGTTCAATTTTAGAAACTAAATACTGAAAACTGTCTCCTCACCATCTTGCTTTCAAAGATGTAGAGTGGTTTGAGGAGAGGTGGCTGGGGTGTGAGcaggctctgtagcgccacatCATCCTGCCTCAAGCTCTCCACCAACGACCGCAGGTAGCCACTGTTGCAAATATACAGCAGCCACTGATTCTGACGGTCAATTGACAGGATGCGGTCCAGCACGGCCATGGCCAGCATCTGACAGGGCGGGGAGGCAGAATACTTGTTAGGCTTGGTTAACATTAAAACAGAGAGGTGTTGATAGAAGCAAAAGATACTTGGTATTCCAGAAAAGCATATTAGGATGCATCAAGATtgggggcaaagaaaaaaaaatcaccatgaGGCTGAAATAGGCAGAGAAAGCTTCATGTAGGTTTAACCCTTACCCTGCTAATTTCATGGCCGTCACAGGCATCTCGGCAC is drawn from Pelmatolapia mariae isolate MD_Pm_ZW linkage group LG7, Pm_UMD_F_2, whole genome shotgun sequence and contains these coding sequences:
- the fgd4a gene encoding FYVE, RhoGEF and PH domain-containing protein 4a isoform X5; protein product: MKGDLYRRGETRVHIQLWDSTQCCERRMSNTENKRDSSPLKHINKSANCSPAHRAYPKTETSRNTSAAATTQDANRQAANGVLVQMDKDNEKEKEDTEENHESVRIETAELVNGDMGSSEQSDDHSPSHADRTRTETENEETEAKTEGEHKNEEGSTDHKETNEQKLFKIASELLHTEKAYVARLNLLDQEFCAKLMEEANKGTFPVDVVKNIFSNISSIHAFHSQFLLPDLEKRMGEWDSKPRIGDILQKLTPFLKMYAEYVKNFDKAMELLKQWTDRSPQFKAIIQEIQSQEICGCLTLQHHMLEPVQRVPRYEMLLKDYLKKLPQDDPDRRDAERSLEIIGTAATHSNSAIRKSENLKKLLEIYEMLGEEEDIVNPSNEFIKEGHILKLAARNTSAMERYLFLFNNMLLYCVPKFSLGGPKYTVRTRIGIDGMKVLETINEDYPHTFQVSGKERTLELQASSEQDKADWIKAFQATIEIFQQKNESFKNALKDVDEVSKAELGKRAPRWIRDNEVTMCMKCKESFNAITRRRHHCRACGYVVCWKCSDYKAPLEYDGNKMNKVCKDCHCILTGEAIAEGKKKGILEIEAGQFADSSIMCGFLQHSEKSKIWQKCWCVIPEKESLVLYLYGAPQDVKAQCTIPLVGYSVDDTARPTDPPASFRISQSKSTHNFAAETEELKQRWLKVIRVAVTGGIPERPETNGSGVSDNNNTEEASTDNT
- the fgd4a gene encoding FYVE, RhoGEF and PH domain-containing protein 4a isoform X6; this encodes MQKLSACCCAPHSVTLRSNTENKRDSSPLKHINKSANCSPAHRAYPKTETSRNTSAAATTQDANRQAANGVLVQMDKDNEKEKEDTEENHESVRIETAELVNGDMGSSEQSDDHSPSHADRTRTETENEETEAKTEGEHKNEEGSTDHKETNEQKLFKIASELLHTEKAYVARLNLLDQEFCAKLMEEANKGTFPVDVVKNIFSNISSIHAFHSQFLLPDLEKRMGEWDSKPRIGDILQKLTPFLKMYAEYVKNFDKAMELLKQWTDRSPQFKAIIQEIQSQEICGCLTLQHHMLEPVQRVPRYEMLLKDYLKKLPQDDPDRRDAERSLEIIGTAATHSNSAIRKSENLKKLLEIYEMLGEEEDIVNPSNEFIKEGHILKLAARNTSAMERYLFLFNNMLLYCVPKFSLGGPKYTVRTRIGIDGMKVLETINEDYPHTFQVSGKERTLELQASSEQDKADWIKAFQATIEIFQQKNESFKNALKDVDEVSKAELGKRAPRWIRDNEVTMCMKCKESFNAITRRRHHCRACGYVVCWKCSDYKAPLEYDGNKMNKVCKDCHCILTGEAIAEGKKKGILEIEAGQFADSSIMCGFLQHSEKSKIWQKCWCVIPEKESLVLYLYGAPQDVKAQCTIPLVGYSVDDTARPTDPPASFRISQSKSTHNFAAETEELKQRWLKVIRVAVTGGIPERPETNGSGVSDNNNTEEASTDNT
- the fgd4a gene encoding FYVE, RhoGEF and PH domain-containing protein 4a isoform X1 — its product is MLERSESRGEMESFNRVAFRRKQRSLDATQRREAERKGKATCFQSENTEEQTCVAVKIEQSIALGSSPASERSEAPSVQACLNRVTARTTDKSRGGVNGRVPGGRPRLQSKPPVPPKPLHLQSPVTDIPSPLGHIQKPPLISSMEDGSGGGKTGAVSRERPREKPSKVLDLINRFEENSNTENKRDSSPLKHINKSANCSPAHRAYPKTETSRNTSAAATTQDANRQAANGVLVQMDKDNEKEKEDTEENHESVRIETAELVNGDMGSSEQSDDHSPSHADRTRTETENEETEAKTEGEHKNEEGSTDHKETNEQKLFKIASELLHTEKAYVARLNLLDQEFCAKLMEEANKGTFPVDVVKNIFSNISSIHAFHSQFLLPDLEKRMGEWDSKPRIGDILQKLTPFLKMYAEYVKNFDKAMELLKQWTDRSPQFKAIIQEIQSQEICGCLTLQHHMLEPVQRVPRYEMLLKDYLKKLPQDDPDRRDAERSLEIIGTAATHSNSAIRKSENLKKLLEIYEMLGEEEDIVNPSNEFIKEGHILKLAARNTSAMERYLFLFNNMLLYCVPKFSLGGPKYTVRTRIGIDGMKVLETINEDYPHTFQVSGKERTLELQASSEQDKADWIKAFQATIEIFQQKNESFKNALKDVDEVSKAELGKRAPRWIRDNEVTMCMKCKESFNAITRRRHHCRACGYVVCWKCSDYKAPLEYDGNKMNKVCKDCHCILTGEAIAEGKKKGILEIEAGQFADSSIMCGFLQHSEKSKIWQKCWCVIPEKESLVLYLYGAPQDVKAQCTIPLVGYSVDDTARPTDPPASFRISQSKSTHNFAAETEELKQRWLKVIRVAVTGGIPERPETNGSGVSDNNNTEEASTDNT